A section of the Pseudanabaena mucicola str. Chao 1806 genome encodes:
- a CDS encoding ArnT family glycosyltransferase yields MTTVALVAFIFLRIGFWLFAPPNPDEAYYWLWGQHLDFSYFDHPPLQSWIQGLITAVFGKSLFTLRSLNLITNGIFFYTYYRILQYLYGDCARRYIWWIILAISASPLYSIMLSLAWHDHLAITLSLVGAYLCIRFLDEYRVNGNGANWRLYGCAIALALALITKYNSLFMTLGLLVAIATHPQLRKLFRDLRIWLCVAIYAIIFSPVIHWNYSNNFQSFRFYVNRSVDTGTPIMRLLEPLGFVGISLLMLSPFIAWLLWKGFFKELPRQETVYKHIALWTFAVPTVLLMLISLVSTALYYWNIHAYLLLFPLLPLAVSSINGRVAGGKSKVFYAAQGIGLLFTTLFVWNSCIFPVSALWGKDGDQDGRMLFGWSEVVAEVQKIANTLPEKPLIVTSDYRSAAALAFEMHNSQVTALSKRISQFTIWNLQNATQQTGKSAILISDQWYPLTDEAIAHFEQVKPVSKVAISRFGVDLKIYEIAIGKNYQP; encoded by the coding sequence ATGACTACTGTTGCGCTCGTTGCGTTTATTTTCCTGCGAATAGGTTTCTGGCTATTCGCGCCCCCAAATCCCGATGAAGCTTACTATTGGCTGTGGGGACAGCATTTAGATTTTTCCTATTTCGACCATCCACCTTTGCAATCATGGATACAGGGACTGATTACGGCGGTTTTCGGTAAGTCTCTCTTTACTTTGCGATCACTGAATCTGATTACCAATGGCATCTTTTTCTATACCTATTACCGAATTCTTCAATATCTCTATGGTGATTGCGCTAGGCGTTATATCTGGTGGATCATTCTCGCCATAAGCGCATCCCCTCTATATAGCATCATGTTGTCCTTGGCATGGCATGACCATCTGGCGATTACTTTAAGTTTGGTAGGTGCTTATTTATGTATCAGGTTTCTTGATGAATATCGCGTGAATGGCAATGGTGCAAATTGGCGACTATATGGCTGTGCGATCGCTTTAGCGCTAGCACTAATCACCAAATACAATTCCCTATTTATGACTTTGGGGTTGTTAGTAGCGATCGCTACGCATCCTCAATTAAGAAAGCTGTTTAGGGATTTACGGATTTGGCTATGTGTAGCCATCTATGCGATCATCTTTTCCCCAGTTATCCATTGGAACTATAGCAATAACTTTCAATCCTTCCGTTTTTATGTCAATCGTAGTGTTGATACTGGCACACCGATCATGCGATTGCTTGAGCCTTTGGGCTTTGTTGGTATCTCACTATTAATGCTTTCTCCCTTTATCGCATGGTTGTTATGGAAAGGATTTTTTAAGGAATTGCCACGACAGGAAACGGTCTATAAACATATTGCCCTATGGACATTCGCCGTGCCGACAGTTCTGCTGATGCTCATCTCTCTTGTTTCCACAGCGCTCTATTATTGGAATATTCATGCATACCTATTGCTGTTTCCACTATTACCCTTAGCCGTTTCCTCGATCAATGGCAGAGTTGCTGGCGGTAAGAGTAAAGTTTTTTATGCAGCACAGGGGATTGGCTTATTATTTACGACTCTCTTTGTTTGGAATTCCTGTATATTTCCTGTAAGTGCGTTATGGGGAAAAGATGGGGATCAAGATGGCAGAATGTTATTTGGCTGGAGTGAAGTTGTCGCCGAAGTGCAAAAAATTGCGAATACTTTACCCGAAAAGCCTTTGATCGTTACTTCTGATTATCGCTCGGCTGCTGCTCTTGCCTTTGAAATGCATAATTCTCAGGTTACGGCACTTTCTAAACGCATTAGTCAATTTACAATTTGGAATTTACAAAATGCGACACAACAAACTGGCAAAAGTGCAATTTTAATCTCCGATCAATGGTATCCATTAACCGATGAGGCGATCGCACATTTCGAGCAAGTAAAACCTGTTAGTAAAGTGGCGATTTCTCGATTTGGTGTGGACTTAAAGATCTACGAAATTGCGATCGGTAAGAATTATCAACCATAA
- a CDS encoding PAS domain S-box protein, whose product MEKQSPLGSEQISPEDWENTPTNVKRLVESLVANASLSVSESHPIQFLDATPMGIAVHDATGQLIYINNVGRSLLGTNHYSESETDHPSEFFPIYRAGTEEPYPIQDLPSSRAFAGETIQVSDLEVHCPDRIVPLEVTATPIFDQQGRVVYAIATFQDISDRLKNEAKRTQAEIALRENELKLRNLTDAIPGVVYQLRLSPEGKFSMPFASQGIQELAEISPELAINDIQAVWDLIFPEDWELLQQSIAVSAQTLEPWDFEFRIQTTSRKVKWILGKSIPSYEESGVIIWNGILIDISDRKQAAALLEKSEQRFRSLFESTQKISVQGYNLQRQVIYWNDASEYLYGYTKAEAIGRKLEDLIVPPEMRKGVIAAIQNWLINGQPIPPDELSLMRKDGSRVAVYSSHVMLRNTEGEQELYCLDIDLSEQKQTEENLRQAVAINQALIDAIPDMIIRTSREGICLDAISPDNMKFLVSPEKFIGNSIFDFLPTEFAQERMYYIEQAFQTGKSQLYEYQILLNGEIHYQEARIVASGNNEAIVLIRDISDRKKLEQELNYSHDLRELLFNESTDALFLLDSNTSLIFDCNQKAIELFEVDRKELLLNIVGNTLHKHRFTAKELVWINREVETKGFCQFELEYVTFKGREFWGDLLLKRINFGEGHFSLARIADITIRKHTEMELLKAKEAAEEATKAKSAFLANMSHEIRTPMNGMLGMAQLLETTELDQEQADFVKTIKDCGDAVLNIINDILDFSKIESGMLAIEEWEFNLEELISWVCRLLNSQAIAKQINLQYEIDPHVPTTVCSDRHRLRQILLNLIGNAIKFTQVGEVKVFVTSSSNSSGNKYILKFAIADTGVGIHGDLIDQLFQPFTQADVSINRKYGGTGLGLAISKRLVELLGGTIWFESFGRIGGKPSLDWKSSSSTKGSIQGSIFHFTIASSTSKNEKESIDRQTSVTATLEIDSQLAEKSPLQILLVEDNPSNQLITTKILKTLGYQPDLAKNGLDALQAIQTHSYDLILMDIQMPEMDGLTATKLIRQSPENSHLQIVAMTANILPEDRQAYFDAGMNDYISKPINIREIMQLVSGLNRLI is encoded by the coding sequence ATGGAAAAACAGTCTCCTTTAGGATCTGAGCAGATTTCTCCAGAAGATTGGGAAAACACACCAACTAATGTCAAGCGTCTAGTGGAGTCACTTGTCGCTAATGCATCTTTGTCAGTCAGCGAAAGCCATCCGATCCAATTTTTGGATGCGACACCGATGGGAATTGCTGTCCATGATGCAACTGGACAACTAATTTATATCAACAATGTAGGGCGATCGCTACTTGGTACTAATCACTACTCAGAATCCGAAACCGATCACCCTTCAGAGTTTTTCCCAATATATCGTGCTGGCACTGAAGAACCATATCCGATTCAAGATTTGCCTAGCAGTCGCGCATTTGCAGGAGAAACAATTCAAGTTAGTGATCTAGAGGTTCATTGCCCCGATCGCATAGTGCCTTTAGAAGTAACAGCTACGCCTATTTTCGATCAACAGGGACGGGTTGTTTATGCGATCGCCACTTTTCAGGATATTAGTGATCGCCTAAAGAATGAAGCCAAACGCACGCAAGCTGAGATAGCCTTGCGAGAAAATGAACTTAAACTCCGCAATCTAACCGATGCAATACCGGGTGTAGTTTACCAATTGCGCCTTAGCCCAGAAGGGAAATTCAGTATGCCTTTCGCCAGTCAGGGCATTCAAGAACTAGCGGAGATTTCACCAGAACTTGCCATTAACGACATCCAAGCTGTTTGGGATTTAATTTTTCCTGAAGACTGGGAATTATTGCAGCAATCCATTGCTGTTTCGGCTCAGACTCTAGAACCTTGGGATTTTGAATTTCGCATTCAAACAACCAGCAGAAAAGTCAAGTGGATTTTAGGAAAGTCGATTCCCAGTTACGAAGAAAGTGGGGTAATTATTTGGAATGGAATTCTGATAGATATTAGCGATCGCAAACAAGCCGCCGCATTGCTAGAAAAAAGTGAGCAGAGATTTCGTAGCTTATTTGAGTCCACCCAAAAAATCTCAGTCCAAGGTTATAACCTTCAACGTCAAGTAATTTATTGGAATGATGCAAGCGAATATCTTTATGGTTATACCAAGGCTGAGGCAATCGGTCGGAAACTTGAAGATCTGATTGTTCCTCCAGAGATGCGAAAAGGGGTAATTGCTGCAATTCAAAATTGGCTCATAAATGGGCAACCTATTCCACCCGATGAACTGAGCTTAATGCGTAAAGATGGTTCTAGAGTAGCTGTTTATTCTAGTCATGTAATGTTGAGGAACACTGAAGGAGAACAGGAACTCTATTGTTTAGATATTGACTTGAGTGAACAAAAACAAACCGAAGAAAATTTACGGCAAGCTGTTGCCATCAATCAAGCCTTGATTGATGCGATCCCAGATATGATTATTCGGACTAGCCGAGAAGGTATTTGTTTAGATGCAATTTCCCCAGATAATATGAAGTTTTTGGTTTCGCCAGAAAAATTTATCGGCAATAGCATCTTTGATTTTCTCCCGACAGAATTTGCACAAGAGCGAATGTATTATATTGAACAAGCTTTTCAGACTGGGAAATCGCAACTTTATGAATACCAAATTTTGCTCAATGGAGAAATACATTATCAAGAGGCTCGGATTGTTGCCAGTGGTAATAATGAAGCTATAGTCCTGATTCGCGATATTAGCGATCGCAAGAAACTAGAACAGGAGCTAAACTACAGCCACGATCTTCGAGAACTACTTTTTAATGAATCCACCGATGCATTGTTCCTACTTGATAGTAATACTTCACTCATATTTGATTGCAATCAGAAAGCCATCGAACTATTTGAAGTAGATCGTAAAGAGCTATTGCTTAACATCGTGGGTAACACTCTTCACAAGCACAGGTTCACGGCAAAGGAACTTGTTTGGATCAATCGAGAAGTTGAGACAAAAGGTTTTTGTCAATTTGAGTTAGAATATGTCACTTTCAAAGGACGAGAATTTTGGGGAGATCTTTTGCTTAAGAGAATTAATTTTGGAGAAGGACATTTTAGTCTGGCTCGCATAGCGGATATTACTATCCGCAAACACACTGAAATGGAATTACTCAAAGCCAAAGAGGCCGCAGAAGAGGCTACTAAAGCAAAAAGTGCATTTTTAGCAAATATGAGTCATGAAATTCGCACTCCAATGAATGGGATGTTAGGAATGGCACAACTTCTGGAAACTACGGAGCTAGATCAAGAACAAGCAGATTTTGTGAAAACAATCAAAGATTGTGGGGACGCGGTCTTAAACATAATTAACGATATTCTCGACTTCTCGAAAATTGAATCAGGGATGTTAGCCATAGAAGAATGGGAATTCAACTTAGAAGAGCTAATCAGTTGGGTTTGCCGACTCTTAAATAGTCAAGCGATCGCTAAGCAAATTAACCTCCAATATGAGATCGACCCTCATGTTCCAACTACAGTTTGTAGCGATCGCCACCGCCTACGTCAAATTTTGCTAAATCTGATCGGTAACGCGATTAAATTCACTCAAGTTGGTGAGGTGAAAGTTTTTGTAACTTCATCAAGTAATTCGTCAGGCAACAAATACATACTTAAGTTTGCGATCGCGGATACAGGTGTTGGCATTCATGGCGATTTAATCGACCAATTATTTCAACCATTTACTCAAGCTGATGTCTCCATTAACCGTAAATATGGCGGAACTGGATTGGGTTTAGCAATTAGTAAGCGTCTTGTGGAATTGTTGGGTGGCACGATTTGGTTCGAAAGTTTTGGTCGAATTGGGGGCAAGCCTAGCCTAGACTGGAAGTCGTCATCCTCCACTAAAGGGTCAATCCAAGGTTCGATATTTCATTTTACGATCGCTAGTTCAACTTCTAAGAACGAGAAAGAGTCAATTGATCGGCAAACATCTGTAACCGCGACCCTTGAGATCGATTCCCAATTAGCCGAAAAATCTCCTTTGCAAATTTTATTGGTAGAAGACAATCCATCTAACCAACTAATTACCACCAAAATTCTTAAAACATTAGGTTATCAACCTGATTTAGCTAAAAATGGCTTAGATGCTTTACAAGCAATCCAAACTCATTCCTATGACTTAATTCTCATGGATATCCAAATGCCTGAAATGGATGGATTGACAGCAACGAAATTGATTCGTCAAAGTCCCGAAAATTCGCACTTACAGATCGTTGCCATGACTGCCAATATCCTGCCCGAAGATCGCCAAGCTTATTTCGATGCGGGTATGAATGATTACATCAGTAAACCCATTAATATACGAGAGATTATGCAGCTAGTTTCAGGTCTAAATCGACTTATATAA
- the argH gene encoding argininosuccinate lyase, whose translation MSQPKAPQPWSQRFETALHPAIARFNASISFDINLIEYDITGSQAHSRMLAKVGIISTEEGELLVNGLEQVRQEYRSGSFNPGVDAEDVHFAVERRLTELIGDVGKKVHTARSRNDQVATDVRLYLRDQIRQIQGDLRLWQKTLVNKAEQYIETFIPGYTHLQRAQPISLAHHLLAYFEMAQRDWTRLDEIYNRVNVSPLGSGALAGTPHPIDRHYTAELLNFGSVGRNSLDGVSDRDFAVEFLCAASLIMAHLSRLSEEVILWSSQEFSFVKLSDRVSTGSSIMPQKKNPDVPELVRGKTGRVFGHLQGLLTIIKGLPLAYNKDMQEDKEGIFDAVVTVRACLEAMTILVEEGIEFQPKRLAEAVAEDFSNATDVADYLAAKGVPFREAYQLVGKLVKTCTSEGILLKDLSVERWKTFHPQLEADIVEAIAPAQVVKVRNSYGGTGFEQVRIQVEEAKKLIV comes from the coding sequence ATGAGTCAGCCAAAAGCCCCCCAACCTTGGAGTCAGCGTTTCGAGACCGCGCTGCATCCTGCGATCGCTAGATTTAATGCCAGCATTAGTTTTGATATTAATTTAATTGAATATGACATTACAGGCTCGCAGGCGCACTCGCGGATGTTGGCGAAAGTGGGGATCATTAGTACCGAAGAAGGGGAACTACTTGTCAATGGTTTAGAGCAAGTCCGCCAAGAATATCGCTCTGGGAGTTTTAATCCAGGTGTTGACGCTGAGGATGTTCATTTTGCGGTGGAACGTCGCCTGACCGAGTTGATCGGTGATGTAGGTAAAAAAGTGCATACAGCGCGATCACGTAATGACCAAGTTGCCACGGATGTGCGTTTATATCTGCGTGATCAGATTCGTCAAATTCAAGGGGATCTGCGACTATGGCAGAAAACCCTCGTGAATAAAGCTGAACAATATATTGAGACTTTTATTCCAGGCTATACGCATTTGCAACGCGCTCAGCCCATCAGCCTCGCGCATCATCTGCTTGCTTATTTTGAGATGGCACAGCGTGATTGGACAAGGCTGGATGAAATATATAACCGTGTCAATGTGTCGCCTCTCGGTTCAGGTGCTTTAGCAGGTACGCCCCATCCGATTGATCGCCATTACACGGCTGAACTATTAAATTTTGGCTCGGTGGGACGCAATAGCCTTGATGGTGTGTCCGATCGCGATTTTGCAGTGGAGTTTCTCTGTGCGGCGAGTTTAATCATGGCGCATCTTAGCCGCCTGTCTGAAGAAGTGATTCTCTGGTCATCACAGGAATTTAGCTTTGTCAAACTCAGCGATCGCGTCAGTACCGGCTCCAGCATCATGCCCCAAAAGAAAAATCCTGACGTTCCCGAATTAGTGCGTGGTAAAACAGGACGGGTATTCGGACATTTGCAGGGATTACTGACCATCATCAAGGGCTTACCTCTGGCTTATAACAAGGATATGCAAGAGGATAAGGAAGGAATTTTTGATGCTGTGGTTACGGTTCGTGCCTGTTTAGAAGCAATGACAATTTTAGTTGAAGAAGGGATCGAATTTCAGCCTAAGCGACTTGCTGAGGCAGTTGCTGAGGACTTCTCTAATGCCACCGATGTTGCTGATTATCTTGCGGCTAAGGGGGTTCCTTTCCGTGAGGCATATCAATTAGTCGGGAAATTGGTAAAAACCTGTACTAGCGAAGGGATTTTGCTTAAGGATTTATCCGTTGAGCGTTGGAAGACTTTCCATCCTCAGTTAGAAGCAGATATCGTTGAGGCGATCGCCCCTGCACAGGTAGTTAAGGTTCGCAATAGTTATGGAGGAACTGGCTTTGAGCAAGTCAGGATTCAAGTAGAAGAAGCGAAAAAACTCATTGTTTAA
- a CDS encoding cob(I)yrinic acid a,c-diamide adenosyltransferase produces MVAQIKTAQIKANQPNPHHNQTNQPRTNLAITNSPKNISLVTPIKGNVQVFIAPHRNLYTDIIAQGLRIAGQGTQVLLVQLFQSGINQGLSNPRRLVENLEWLRCDAQRDLSNSEIGLTDEEKTAVLELWDYAKIAIKSGNAGLVVLDEANLLVARSLITEEELLNVLETRSPKVNIILTGIAMPVSIADYADQVTHRRN; encoded by the coding sequence ATGGTGGCTCAAATTAAAACGGCTCAGATTAAGGCAAATCAGCCTAATCCTCATCACAACCAGACCAATCAGCCTAGGACTAACCTCGCTATTACCAATTCACCAAAAAACATATCTCTCGTGACACCAATTAAAGGCAATGTTCAGGTTTTTATTGCGCCCCATCGTAACCTTTATACCGATATCATCGCCCAAGGCTTACGAATAGCGGGGCAAGGCACACAGGTATTACTTGTCCAACTCTTTCAATCAGGCATTAATCAAGGCTTGAGTAATCCTCGTCGGTTGGTAGAAAATCTTGAATGGCTTCGTTGTGACGCTCAGCGTGATCTGTCTAACTCTGAAATCGGATTGACAGATGAGGAAAAGACCGCAGTTTTAGAATTGTGGGACTATGCCAAGATTGCTATTAAGTCTGGCAATGCAGGTTTAGTTGTTCTGGATGAGGCAAATTTGCTCGTGGCGCGATCACTAATTACTGAAGAAGAGTTGCTCAATGTGCTAGAAACGCGATCGCCTAAAGTAAATATCATTTTGACGGGTATTGCGATGCCAGTAAGTATTGCTGATTATGCTGATCAAGTTACCCATCGCCGCAATTAA
- a CDS encoding DUF565 domain-containing protein, with product MQNTRISTIVTVFSGQISRWSRQSWRRSSLILISLLMGFFLASVISTSTGAKSNLDIIAAGVTVVIVEVISRFIYSANRVTLADGSLAPRPLIQELLNSLKIGVIYGLFLEAFKLGS from the coding sequence ATGCAAAATACTCGAATCAGCACTATTGTAACCGTTTTCTCTGGACAGATATCACGTTGGTCACGTCAGTCTTGGCGGCGATCATCTTTGATCTTGATTAGTTTATTAATGGGATTCTTTTTGGCTTCGGTGATCTCCACTTCAACAGGTGCTAAATCAAATTTAGATATTATCGCGGCAGGAGTAACAGTTGTGATTGTAGAAGTCATTAGCCGATTTATCTATAGCGCTAATCGAGTAACTCTTGCAGATGGTAGCTTGGCTCCGCGACCATTAATCCAAGAATTATTAAATTCGCTGAAGATTGGTGTCATTTATGGCTTATTCCTTGAAGCCTTTAAGTTGGGTTCATGA
- a CDS encoding DUF3685 domain-containing protein: protein MSNDLYRLLLIDSDRIFRMGMRAWLAQFSDLEVVAEVNTAEAVFELLSDDAIDLDLILLDLNLERSNSEASSIHLSGLELCQQLKTKYPDLPILLLISTQPTEVVAIALRAGVEGYCLKGANPEELIIAIRQVAAGEIYLGDPNSLQINQTKQPLNLPNEPVSVLSIIRHNFYLSGLRQIDRALYEVKANLEEVNPQQLGERLTQLVLAGQVRELKAARWLIHQLWKPSKRPNILSSSNEVIPNNLASDVEVVNPQVDISGLTKESNTLAVQASLWDRTVEKLQSNLVNLSKTPLEIDILKDEKKRELLYIALRQVEQSLTELRFSEIQSSQLHDQISTILKNIWQETVINFFGKYYCLSNYLDNSEINIVDVLLKDVAIVEIAFLNKIPQIENFLSHLLFETELIVNNANLAIGTPEAMRRAELILDNLLIQIANGVIYPLLNHFADVEEIKQRFYRYNLLPTREIERFRNDLSWKYRLEKYITNPQLIFESRQVLFAFANSGIKQVRIYAPRSQELQQLEGIQLAVTLVLELQDAIAPRFKSAIAFIGSGFVYVLTNVIGRGIGLIGRGVLQGIGTAWQESRPKPKK from the coding sequence ATGAGTAATGATTTATATAGGTTACTTTTAATTGATAGCGATCGCATTTTTCGGATGGGGATGCGGGCTTGGTTGGCACAGTTTTCTGACTTGGAAGTTGTGGCGGAAGTCAATACTGCTGAGGCAGTTTTTGAACTCCTTAGCGATGATGCAATAGACCTTGATTTGATATTACTTGATCTCAACCTAGAACGTAGTAATTCTGAGGCTAGCTCTATACATCTATCAGGGTTAGAACTTTGTCAGCAACTAAAGACAAAATATCCAGATTTACCGATTTTGTTGCTAATTTCAACCCAGCCGACCGAAGTAGTGGCGATCGCTTTACGGGCTGGCGTGGAAGGGTATTGTCTCAAAGGAGCTAATCCTGAAGAACTAATTATTGCTATTCGTCAAGTTGCCGCAGGAGAAATTTATCTAGGCGATCCCAATTCTCTTCAGATTAACCAAACTAAGCAGCCATTAAACCTACCTAATGAACCAGTTAGTGTACTATCCATTATTCGTCATAATTTCTATTTGTCGGGACTGAGACAAATTGATCGTGCTCTATATGAAGTTAAGGCAAATTTAGAGGAAGTCAATCCTCAACAACTGGGAGAACGCCTAACTCAATTAGTTTTAGCAGGACAGGTACGAGAGTTAAAAGCAGCGCGTTGGTTAATCCATCAACTATGGAAACCCTCAAAAAGACCAAATATTCTGTCGTCATCGAATGAGGTAATTCCAAATAACCTAGCTAGTGATGTCGAAGTTGTGAATCCTCAAGTGGATATCAGTGGACTAACGAAGGAGTCAAATACGCTGGCAGTTCAAGCAAGTCTATGGGATCGAACTGTCGAGAAGTTGCAGTCAAATTTAGTGAATCTGAGTAAGACTCCTTTAGAAATTGATATTTTGAAGGATGAGAAAAAACGGGAACTGTTATATATTGCACTGCGGCAGGTGGAGCAAAGCTTGACAGAATTACGCTTCTCTGAGATTCAATCATCGCAACTGCATGATCAAATTTCAACAATTTTAAAAAATATTTGGCAGGAAACGGTTATTAACTTTTTTGGTAAATATTATTGTCTGAGTAATTATTTAGATAATTCAGAAATAAATATTGTTGATGTACTACTAAAAGATGTTGCAATTGTCGAAATTGCTTTCTTAAATAAAATTCCGCAGATTGAGAATTTCTTATCCCATTTACTTTTTGAGACTGAATTAATAGTTAATAATGCTAATTTAGCAATTGGTACGCCTGAAGCAATGCGGAGAGCTGAATTAATTCTCGATAATTTATTGATTCAAATTGCCAATGGCGTAATCTACCCGCTTTTAAATCATTTTGCTGATGTGGAAGAAATTAAGCAAAGATTCTATCGCTACAACTTATTACCTACTCGTGAAATTGAACGATTTCGTAATGATTTGTCTTGGAAATATCGATTGGAGAAATATATTACTAATCCACAGTTGATTTTTGAAAGTCGCCAAGTTCTATTTGCTTTTGCAAATTCAGGAATCAAGCAAGTTAGAATCTATGCACCACGTAGTCAGGAATTACAACAATTAGAAGGAATTCAACTAGCAGTAACTTTAGTTCTAGAGCTACAAGATGCGATCGCACCAAGATTCAAGTCAGCGATCGCCTTTATCGGTAGTGGATTTGTGTATGTCTTAACCAATGTGATTGGACGCGGGATTGGGCTAATCGGACGTGGTGTATTACAAGGGATTGGTACTGCTTGGCAAGAAAGTCGTCCTAAACCTAAGAAGTGA